The Chanos chanos chromosome 6, fChaCha1.1, whole genome shotgun sequence genome includes a region encoding these proteins:
- the LOC115814913 gene encoding guanylin, translated as MKTMLSVALLCVTLCLVTEAVHVKEGEFFFTLQSVKALQELSESSMTKDQNPRLAKTSMASMCSNPTLPQEFVPLCQQKGASLSLARLAAVPMDVCEICAYAACAGC; from the exons ATGAAGACCATGCTCTCTGttgctctcctctgtgtgacCCTCTGTCTGGTCACTGAGGCTGTCCATGTTAAA GAGGGAGAGTTCTTCTTCACACTTCAGTCTGTGAAAGCACTCCAAGAGCTTAGTGAGAGTAGCATGACGAAGGATCAAAACCCCCGCCTGGCCAAGACAAGCATGGCCTCCATGTGCTCCAATCCCACCTTGCCCCAGGAGTTTGTGCCCCTGTGCCAACAAAAAGGGGCCTCTTTGTCCCTCGCCAGACTAG CGGCAGTGCCAATGGACGTCTGCGAGATCTGCGCTTACGCGGCCTGCGCCGGCTGTTAA